The sequence GCCTCCGCGATTCCCGCCGATACCGCGCCGATACCGCCGGAGCCGGTGAGCGCCATACCGCGAAAAGCGTTGATGATACCGGCGACCGTTCCGAACAGACCCACGAACGGAGCTGTCGCCCCCACGGTGGCCAGGCCGGATAGGCCGCGCCTGAGGTCGGTCAGGTTCAGAGCCGTTGCGCGCTCGATCGCCCGGTGAGCAGCTTCCATCATGTCGTCACGGGAGCCTTCCCCGCTCTCCTTCTGGAACTGGTACTCCTGGAGGCCCGCCAGAAGAACTTTCGCCAGGTGGCTGTTCTTGACGTCCTTGGAGCTGCTGATTTTGATGGCGTCTTGAATCTTCCCATCCTTCAAGAGCTTCGCTACCTTCGGCGCATAGGCCCGTGACTGCTTCTTTGCTTTCCGGTAGGTCATGAAGCGTTCGATCATCACGCTCAGGGAGTAAATGGACATCATCAACATGGTGAAGTTGACCAGCTTCGCCGTGAGCCCCATGTGGTTCCAAATATCGAGCAGGCTAAACTGCATTATTTCCTCCTGTGTATAAACCTTAGGTAGACGCGAGAAGTTCTTTGTATCAAGCTCCGGTTAGCTCAACGCGAAGTTGACCGTGACCGTCATGACGATCGGTACCGGCACGCCGTTCAGGAGCGTCGGCTCGTATTTCCACTGCTTGACGGCATCGATTGCCGATTGGTCGAGTAGTGGAATCGAGCGGAGCACTCTCACGTTGGTAACGGTTCCCTGAGGATCGATGATGGCCTCGAGGATGACGATGCCCTGAACTCGGGCTTGCTTCGCGATATCCGGATAAGTCGGCGCGACGTCCTTGATCTTGTTGGGCGGGCGAATGTTTCCGCCAACTCGCACCGGCTCCTGTTTCGGAGGGGGTGGTGGTGCTTCGGGAAGCCCTCCCACGATTCCGCCGATGACCCCACCCGGGACCCCTCCCTCGACACCGCCGGGGACTCCGAAATCGATCCCCATGTCCATGCCGATTTCGTCCGGGATCTCCACCGGAGCTACGAACTGCGGGGTGGTGGCCAGCACCGGACGGGGAGCCGTCGGCCTCGGCGCCGCCTTCGGGGGAGGCGGCGGTGGCGGTGGCGGAGGGGGCGGAGGGGGCGTCGCCATGAAGGTCATGATTCCCTCGGGCGTGGGCAGGTTGTCGGTGGCCATCAACGGCACGACGATCATCGCGAAGATGATTCCGCCCTGCAGCAGAAGCGAGGTCATGAAGCTCGCGAGGGATCTTCCCGCGCGACCCCCCTCCGGCGTCAATGCAAGATCAAATAATTCTTTGGGCACGGCGATCAGTGCTCCTTTCCGGAGAAGAATGAATCACTTCGAATGACAAGATGGCATGGCCTTTATCCGGTCCGTCGGACAGACTACGAAATTCCAGTACCATACTGCGCGGTTAGACACCGCCCATCACGAAAGGTTCCAGTCGGGCCACTCGAAAAATCAACATACCGCCGACAACTCGTGGGAACTCGAAGCCAACTGGAGTCGTATCCATATCGACAAGCGACCTCGCTGTCAACTGATGAGGGGAGATCCGCAACTGTCTCCCTCGAGCAGCGTATGCTAATCGCGGCGTTGCCTCGTGTCAAGCCGCTACGAGGATCTCAATAGAGACGGAACCGCACGACGAGGTCGCTCACCGCGGGGATCGGTCGGCCGTTCTTGGTCGCAGGCTCGAACAGCCAGCGAGATTCGACCATTTGGATCGCCTCCTCATCGAGCGTGGGGATCGAGCGGCGAACCTCGAGTACCTGGACCTTCCCCTTCTCATCGATGAGAACGCGGAGCACGACCGCTCCGGAAACGTTGTCGCGAACCGCCGCCTTGGTGTAGCTCGGCAGCGGCATTCGGATAGGGCTCGGACCCACATCGGGCTTGGGCAGAGGAGGGACCACCGTCCCTTTCCCCCCGAGGACGCCTCCCACCAGTCCACCGGGGACTCCGCCAACCACACCCCCGGGGATGTCACTATCCATTCCGTCGGCGAGGCCCTGGTCGAAGCCCAGGTCGGCGCCGAACGAGACGTCGAACTCAGGGCTAAGGATCTCGTCGGACATTATCAAGCGACGCGAAGGGGGATCCAGAATCGCCGCATCATGAAGGCGTGGAATCACCGCCGACTCGATGGGAATCAAGCTCGGATCTCCTCGCAGCTGAGGGGGCGGCGGGGGAGCGGCGAACCAGAACACCAGGGGTTTCAACGCCGGTGTGAGCGGTGCGTCCACGGAAAAGACGGCCAGCAGACCGAAGGTCGCCAATGCGACGGCATGGGCGGCAATGCCCAGAGGAGCACCCGACCATCGGTCGCCGCGCAGGCCTCCCGCGGCGAGGCGGATCGTGCTGCCGAGGCAGGTGGGTCGCGCGCTAGGTCGTTCTCCGGTCGCGCTGGCTTCTGGAGGCCGCTTCTGACCACCCCATTCGATCAAGGGACGTCTCCTCCATCGCTCGCCGACGGTGGCGCACGATAGCTAATATTACAACAGGATCTTACACGCGCGCGGCTCGTTCTTCGGGCTTGGTCTTGGCTTTGCGGCGTTGGGACGCCGGCCGGTCTCGATACCGGCGCCACCACAAAACGATGGGCGAGGCGATGGCGATGGACGAGTAGGTTCCGATGATGATTCCCGTGACCAGAACGAAGGAGAAGCCCCGCAGGACCTCGCCCCCGAGGGCATAGAGGGCCACCACGGCAAAGAAAGTGAGGCCGGAAGTCAGGATGGTGCGACGCAGCGTCTGATTGATCGACAGATTCATAATTTCGCGGAGCGAGGTCCGCCGCGCGAGCTGACGGTTCTCCCTGACCCGGTCGAAGATTACAATGGTGTCGTTCACCGAGTAACCCACGAGAAAGAGAAACGCGGCGATGATGTTCAGACTGATCTCGTGGTTGAAGACCGAGACCAGTCCCAGGGTCAGCACCACGTCATGAAAGACGGCCACGGTGGCACCCACTCCGTAAATGGGCTCGAAACGGAAGCCGATGTACAAGAGCATCGCCCCCATGGCGAAAAGCGTGGCATTTCGCGCCTGTCGGCGAAGCGTCTCACCCACGACCGGCCCGACGATCTCGGTGGAGACATCGACGAGCTCGTTGTCGGGCAAATTGTTTCTGAGGGCATCGAGGATACGGGTCGCGGTGGCGTCTAGCTCCACCGTGTCGTCGCCTCTTCGCTCGACCCGGATCATCACCAGGTTCATCTCCTCCCGGTCGTAGCGCTGGATGACGGCCTCGCCGATGCCGGCATTCGAGAGAACGCGCCTGATCTCTTCGATCTGCGGCGTCTTCTCGAATCGCGGGTAGACGATGGTTCCCTCGGAAAAATCGATCCCGTACCTCAGTCCACCTTTCCTCGCGATATCGAGCACGCCGATCGAGGCAACGATGAGTGAGAACGCGATGAAGTACCACCGGTACTTGAGCCAATCGATGCTGGTGTCGCCGATGAAATCCATTTACCGCCTCTCGGTTTTCAGATGCTGAGCGCCTCGACCTGCCGGCCCGAGAGCACGAAGTCGAAAATGAAGCGGGAGACGAAGATCGCGGTGAACATGTTCGACAGCAAACCGATGCTCAGCGTCACGGCGAATCCTTGCACCGGACCGGTTCCGAACTGGAAGAGAATCACAGCCGCCACGAGGCTCGTCAAATTGGCGTCGAAGATCGTCCAGAACACCTTGCCGAAGCTCGCCGATATGGCCGTGCGCGGAGTCTTTCCGCTCCGCATCTCCTCCTTGATGCGCTCGAAAATCAGCACATTGGCGTCCACGCCGACGCCGATGGTCAGGATGACTCCGGCGATTCCGGGCAGTGTGAGTGTCGCCGAGAAGTAGGCCAGAGCGGCCACGAGAATCAGGACGTTGAGTGCGAGGGCGATGACGGCGTTGACGCCGGAGAGTCGATAATAAAAGAGTACGAACAAGACCACGGCGGCGAGTCCGACCAGGGAAGCGGTGACGCCACTGCGGATGGAGTCGGCTCCCAGGCTGGGTCCGACGGTCCGCTCCTCCTGATACTCGAGCGAAGCGGGCAGGGCGCCGGAGCGCAGTTTGATGGCGAGATCCTGAGCTTCCTCCACGGTGAAGTTTCCCGTGATCTGCCCCTGATCGTAGATGGCGCTCTGGATGACGGGAGCGGAGACGACGTTGTTGTCCAGGACGATCGCGAGCTGTCGACCGATGTTGGCCCGCGTTTCACGCTGGAAGCGGCTCGCGGCCTCGGGCTTGAGCGTGAAAGACACGTTGGGGGTATTGGTATCGTAGTCGAGCGAGCGCCGTGCGTTCTTCAGGTCGCGGCCGGTTATGACCGGGACTCTCTCGACGAGGTAGTAGTACTTGTCGGTTCCCCCGGTCTCGGCGATCCCGGAGAGGATCTCGGTTCCCGGAGGCTGAGGGCGGCCTCCGAGCAGTTGGTCCTCGGAGAAACCCCGTCCCTGAACGAGCCGCAGCTCGAGCTTTGCCGTCTCCCTGATGAGTCCTTTGGCCCGTTCGATGTCGTCGAAGCCGGGAAGCTGGACCAGAATTTGGTTACCGGAGTCGCCGTGAGGCGCGATCACGGGCTCGGCCACACCTAGCTCGTCGACGCGACGACGGATCGTCTCGATGGCCTGGGCGACGGTCTCCTCCCTCAGGATCGACCTCGCGGCCTGCCGGTACTCGAGCTCCCATTGTCCGCCTCCGCGAGCCAGGACCTCCCAGCTCCCGAAGTTGGTCTCGACGAGGGTCCTGAAGGCACTGTCCTTCGTGCCGTCGACGCCGGTCACCCGGAGCTTTCCCGCCTCTTCTTTCTCGATGGCGTCGAAGGCGATGCTCTCCTCGTCGAGCGATTGACCGAGAATCTCGGAGGCCTCGTCGGTCACGGCATTGAGAGCATCCTCGGTATTCACCTTCATGATCAGATGGATGCCACCTTTGAGATCGAGGCCGAGCTTGATCTTCTCCTCGGGGGGGTAGAACGACCAAACGCACAAACCCGTCACCGCGAGGATGAGGGCGGCTTTCCAACGCAGGTTCTTTCTCATGGAATGAGCTACTTCTTCGCAGCCGCGGCTGCAAGGCGGGCCTTGGACGACTCCTCAACGAGCTGGGTGATAGCCGATTTCGCGACTTGAATCTTTACGTGCTCCGCCACCCGTAATTGGACGGAATCGTCGCTCACGCCGACGACGGTGCCGTAGATTCCGCCGCTGGTCAAGACCCGATCTCCGTTCTTCAGCTGGCTCAGCATCGTCTCGGTATCCTGCTGCTTCTTTCGCATCGGCCGGATGACGATGAGGTAGAAGACGGCAAAGATGACGAGCATGAGCAGAATCTGGTTGCTCAAGAACGCACCCGAACCTTGAAGAGGCACGACGGCAAGCATCAACAGGACAACATGATAGTTTAGCTCAAAGGGTCGTTCAAGCCGATCCGTCGGCAACCCGGGAGCGCTCTTCGTCGAGAAGGGTTGAGAAGGTGCCTTCCTCGATGGCAGAACGGATGCGGCGCAAAAGCGCGAAGTAGAAATGTAGGTTATGGATGGTGTTCAGCGTCGCGGAGCTCATCTCGCGGGCGAGGAACAGATGCCGCAGGTAAGCTCGGGAGAAGTTCCGACAGGTGTAGCAGAGGCACCGAGGATCCAGTGGTGCCGGGTCGTCGGAATAGCGGGCGTTCTTGATCGCGATTTTCCCCGTCGAAACGAATAACGTGCCGTTTCGAGCGTTCCTCGTGGGAAGAACGCAGTCGAACAGGTCGACTCCGCGCTCCACCGACTCGAGGATGTCTAGAGGCGTTCCCGCTCCCATCAGGTATCGCGGTTTGTCCCCGGGGAGCTCTTCGGCCACGGCTTCAGTCATCGCGAGCGTGAGCGCGATCGGTTCGCCGACCGCTAGGCCACCGATTCCGTAACCGGGAAAGTCCAAGTCGACGAGCGCTCGGGCGTGCTCACGACGCAGGTCTTCGTACACCCCGCCTTGCACGATGCCGAACAGCGCCTGATCGCCTCGACGGTGTGCCTGCTTGGAGCGCCGGGCCCACTCCAGAGTGCGGCGGCAAGCCTCGCGAGCGCTCGTGGTGTCGGCAGGATAGACGATGCATTCGTCGAGCACCATCGCGATGTCCGAGCCGAGCTTTTCCTGGATGTCGACCGCCCGTTCCGGGGTCAACAGGTGAAGCGAGCCGTCGAGGTGGGAGCGGAAGGTAACGCCGCCGTCGTCGACGCGTCTCAAGGCCGCGAGACTCGCGATTTGAAAACCGCCGCTATCGGTCAGAATCGGCCGTCGCCAGGAGATGAGGTCATGGAGTCCGCCGAGCGCCGCGACCCGTTCGGCCCCCGGTCGAAGCATAAGATGATAGGTGTTGGCCAGAATGATCTGGGAATCCAGCTCTTCCAGCTGCCTCTGGGTCAACGCCTTTACCGCGCCCTGGGTGGCGACCGGCATGAACGCTGGGGTATCCACTGGACCGTGGGTCGTCGTGAGGACACCCCGGCGCGCCCGTCCGCAACCTGCGGTCAAGGCGAAACTCACCATCGACTCGCGCGCCTAACGCGTTCTATCCAAAGCACCAACGCCGTTTTTCCCATCGACAAAAGGCTTGACACACTACTCTGGCTTCCTTATGCTACATCTAGTATGTCAAGCCCAGACTCAAACGACTTATAGTTGTTGAGTTCCCCGTAGCAGTCGTCTGTGAGGGGGTCGTCCGGTCTTGGCATATGTCGTGGAGAGACCGAAGATGAACGGAAGCGTTCGATTCCTTCGAACGGCAAAGAGCTCACTCGGCCTCCTCTACGAAACCCCCTAAGGAGAGGAGGCGAGAACACAATGGCAAAGAAGAAGAGAGCTAAGAAAGCGGCCAAGAAAACAGCGAAGAAAGCCGCCAAGAAGAAGAAGTAAGTCTTCCTCAGGGGTACCGAGAGAGGGGGTGAGTTCATCACCCCCTTCTTTTTTCCTCACCCCTCAACTCAACACATATCGCCGAATCGCTTCGGCGACTCCGGCGTCGTCGTTGGTCGAAGTCGTCGCCAACCCATGAGCGCGCAGCGCGCTCGACGCGTTTCCCATTACGATGCCGAGGCCCGCGCGCTCCAGCATTTCGACGTCGTTCCAGTTGTCTCCGATGGCGATCGTTTCCTCGAGGGTGATTCCCAAATGGCTCGCGAGGAACTCGAGCGCCACCGCCTTCGTCGCTTCTTCGGACAGGACATCGAGAAGCGCGAAGTCCTCGTCGGCATACTCCGTTCGCGCCGTGGCGAATCCGAGACCTCGCGGGGCGAGCGCGTGTCGCAGGGCCTTCTCGAAGGCACGGATGGAATCGACTCCGTCGGTGAAGCCGATCTGCACCGGGTCGCGCAGGAGCCTGAAGTCGTCCACCCATTGGGCGTTCGGCTGCCTCTCGCCGAGGTAACGTTTCAACGAAGGAAGATCTCGCGCCGAGGATCTCAGGATGATATGGCCCTCGCCATTCGGCCCATCGTGGACCACGGGCTCCATGGGAAACTCCCGCGCGAAGCGCAGAATCTCGCAAGCCGCCGCCCGCGGTAGCATCCTTCGCCGAAGAATGGCTCCCTCGAGCCCCTCTCTCACGATGGCGCCGCTGTTGGCCACCACGTAAGCCGGTTGGAGAGGAGCGAGGAGTCGTCGTAGCGAGGAGAACCGTCGGCCGCTGACGACGGCAACCGCGATTCCTGCTCCAGATATCTCCTCGATTGCGCTCAGGTTGTCCGCCGGGATTCTTTTCGCGGAGTCGAGCAGGGTCCCATCGAGGTCGATGGCGACGAGCCGGTAGTGCACGGGGCGGAACTATTCGCCCCGGTAGGGAGACGTAATGCCGTCCCAGATGGTGACGTCCAGAACGGAATCCCCGCGCTCGATTCGGTCGACGACGTCCATTCCCGTCGTGACCTGTCCGAACACGGTAAAGCGTCCGTCGAAACCAGGCTCGGGCAAGTGAGTAATGAAGAACTGGCTTCCGCCCCAGTCCTTTTCCTCCTCCCACAGGGCCACCGTTCCCCTGAGGAATGGCCTTTCGTTGATTTCCGATCTAATCGAATAGCCCGGACCTCCGTTGCCGTCGGCCCTCGGGTCACCCGTTCGGATGAAACCGTTGGGGACGACCTCGTGAAACGTCAGTCCATCGTAGAAACCCTTGCGCGCGAGCTCGATGAAGTTTTTCACCGTCAGGGGCGCGTCGGCGATGAAAAGCTCCAGCTCGATGGTCCCGCGTCCGGTCCGGATGAACGCCTGCGGCGTGTAGGGGGCCTCGATGAAAGCCTGGTAGTGCTCGAGACCGTAACGGCTGGGGAGCGCGCGCACATCGCTCCCCAGAATCGCCGCCGAGCGCCGTCTCAGCAAGTAGCTCGAGTCGTCTTCGGCAGCTCGGGCGAGCTCGCTGCCCCGCTCGCCATCGAGCCAGTCGATGGCCGATAGCATCGCCACCTTCGCCCGCTCGTCCGTTTCGGCGTGAAAAGCCTGCTCCAAGGGCCCCAGGGCAGCTTCATTCCGGAGGTGCGCAAGACGGTTGGCTGCGGCGACGCGTTCGAACGGATCCTCCGCCCGCAATCTCTCGATGAAAAGCCCGGTCGGATCTTCGTCATCCTGATGCGCGAGATTGCGCAGGACCGCCCCGCGGACGCGAGCGTCCGGGTCGTCGAGTGAATCCCGAAGTCGGGTCCGGGCGAGCTTGCTCCCCATCTTTCCGAGGGTCTCCACCACCGCGACTCGGGTCCCCCAGTCGGGATCCACACCCACGCCCGACAAGAGAAGAAAGAAGCTCTCCTCGTCCTGATGCGCCAGCGCGGAGAGCGCGAGTCCTCGCACCCAGGCGATCTCGCTGCCGAGAAGATCGATGAGAGGGTCGACGGCCTCGGGATGGCGCAAGACGGAAAGAGCTTTCAACACCTCGACCTGGACGTATCTCGTGTCTTCGGTGAGGTGGGTAATCAAATCGGGCACCAGCTCCTCGAGCCCCAGCCGCGCCGAGGCGCGAATGGCTTCGATGCGGACTTTCTCGTTGGGGTCGAACAGGAGCACGCGAAGCTGGTCGCGAGACTGCTCCGGCACGGTGCCGCCGAGACCGCGCGCACCGTAGAGCCTCAAAACGGGGTCGGGTGAGCCCGCGTAGAACAAAAAGATCGAGGAAAGCTGTTCGCCCGGGAGATTGCTGGCCGCCCAGGCCGCAGGCCACCAGGCGAGACGCGGTGTGCCGCCTTCGGTGGCGAGCAGACCCCACGCCCAGCGCACACTCTCGAGCTTAGACAGGGCGAACAGCGAGAGCCGCTCGGCGAAATGCGGAAAACGCATCTCGGAGCTCGTCATCGACGCCGTCCAGCCGTAGGGCTCCTGGCCCCGGGGCAAATCGGACGCGATCGCGTCGGCAATGGGCTCTGCTGCCTCTTCGCCCACCTTGCGCGCAAGCGTCTCGGCGGCCCGTCCCCGGACAGAAGCCGACTCGTCGGACAGGGTTTCGAGCAGCTCGTCCCGGGCCGACGGCGGTAGTTCGGTCTCGTACAGCCCGAGGGCGAAGGCCGCCGTCGTTCTCACATAGGCCGAGGGGTCGGAGAGCAAGGGGACGAGCCGGGAGGCGGTCTGCCCGATACCGATTCGACCGAGCGCGAGCGCCGCCCGCGCCCGCAGCCGAGCGTCAGGGTCCGTCAGTCTCGCCTCGATCTCGCCGCCCCCGAGCGATCGCTCGTCCTCGAGCTTCACCAGCCGGGCATATTTGATCTCGAAGGGTGGCTCGATGGTTGGCGCGGGTGTGCTGGCGCAATCCACGCAGACCACCGCGAGAATTGCCGCCGCGAGCGGGCCAGAGAATCGTGTCATCGGCGGTCGAAGCGGAATCAGCGGTTCAGAATCCGACGCGAGACGCGATGCTTCTCCACCTTGTCCCAGAGGACCTGATAGCCGATTCCAGGCCCTCGAGGAACCTCGATGGTCCCGTCGGGTCTCACCTCGACTCGGGGCTCGATGAGCTCCTCGACGAAGTAGCGTTTCGAGTCGGCCACGTCTCCCGGAAGGGTGAAGTTTGCGAGCGTCGAGAGGTGAACGTTGTGTGCGCGTCCGATCCCGCTCTCGAGCATCCCGCCGCACCAAACCGGGATTCCGCGTTCGCCCGCGAGCCTCTGGATGTCGCGCGATGCGGATAGGCCACCGACCCGGCCGGCCTTTATGTTGATGATTCGGCAGGCCCCCATCTCGATGGCACTGCGGGCATCCCCGAGCGAATGGATGGACTCGTCGAGACAAACCGGCGTTCTTATCTTCTTCTGGAGAGTCGCATGATTCCACATATCCTCGTAATGGAGGGGTTGCTCCACCATCATCAAGTCGAACGCGTCCAACTCCTGGAACAGAGGCAGGTCGTCGAGTGTGTAGGCGCTGTTGGCATCGAC comes from Vicinamibacteria bacterium and encodes:
- a CDS encoding MotA/TolQ/ExbB proton channel family protein, whose protein sequence is MQFSLLDIWNHMGLTAKLVNFTMLMMSIYSLSVMIERFMTYRKAKKQSRAYAPKVAKLLKDGKIQDAIKISSSKDVKNSHLAKVLLAGLQEYQFQKESGEGSRDDMMEAAHRAIERATALNLTDLRRGLSGLATVGATAPFVGLFGTVAGIINAFRGMALTGSGGIGAVSAGIAEALIATAFGLFVAIPAVWAFNYLTTRVEGFTVEMDNSASELIDYMAKKTATS
- a CDS encoding energy transducer TonB, which produces MTPEGGRAGRSLASFMTSLLLQGGIIFAMIVVPLMATDNLPTPEGIMTFMATPPPPPPPPPPPPPPKAAPRPTAPRPVLATTPQFVAPVEIPDEIGMDMGIDFGVPGGVEGGVPGGVIGGIVGGLPEAPPPPPKQEPVRVGGNIRPPNKIKDVAPTYPDIAKQARVQGIVILEAIIDPQGTVTNVRVLRSIPLLDQSAIDAVKQWKYEPTLLNGVPVPIVMTVTVNFALS
- a CDS encoding energy transducer TonB, translated to MIEWGGQKRPPEASATGERPSARPTCLGSTIRLAAGGLRGDRWSGAPLGIAAHAVALATFGLLAVFSVDAPLTPALKPLVFWFAAPPPPPQLRGDPSLIPIESAVIPRLHDAAILDPPSRRLIMSDEILSPEFDVSFGADLGFDQGLADGMDSDIPGGVVGGVPGGLVGGVLGGKGTVVPPLPKPDVGPSPIRMPLPSYTKAAVRDNVSGAVVLRVLIDEKGKVQVLEVRRSIPTLDEEAIQMVESRWLFEPATKNGRPIPAVSDLVVRFRLY
- the secF gene encoding protein translocase subunit SecF, giving the protein MDFIGDTSIDWLKYRWYFIAFSLIVASIGVLDIARKGGLRYGIDFSEGTIVYPRFEKTPQIEEIRRVLSNAGIGEAVIQRYDREEMNLVMIRVERRGDDTVELDATATRILDALRNNLPDNELVDVSTEIVGPVVGETLRRQARNATLFAMGAMLLYIGFRFEPIYGVGATVAVFHDVVLTLGLVSVFNHEISLNIIAAFLFLVGYSVNDTIVIFDRVRENRQLARRTSLREIMNLSINQTLRRTILTSGLTFFAVVALYALGGEVLRGFSFVLVTGIIIGTYSSIAIASPIVLWWRRYRDRPASQRRKAKTKPEERAARV
- the secD gene encoding protein translocase subunit SecD, with amino-acid sequence MRKNLRWKAALILAVTGLCVWSFYPPEEKIKLGLDLKGGIHLIMKVNTEDALNAVTDEASEILGQSLDEESIAFDAIEKEEAGKLRVTGVDGTKDSAFRTLVETNFGSWEVLARGGGQWELEYRQAARSILREETVAQAIETIRRRVDELGVAEPVIAPHGDSGNQILVQLPGFDDIERAKGLIRETAKLELRLVQGRGFSEDQLLGGRPQPPGTEILSGIAETGGTDKYYYLVERVPVITGRDLKNARRSLDYDTNTPNVSFTLKPEAASRFQRETRANIGRQLAIVLDNNVVSAPVIQSAIYDQGQITGNFTVEEAQDLAIKLRSGALPASLEYQEERTVGPSLGADSIRSGVTASLVGLAAVVLFVLFYYRLSGVNAVIALALNVLILVAALAYFSATLTLPGIAGVILTIGVGVDANVLIFERIKEEMRSGKTPRTAISASFGKVFWTIFDANLTSLVAAVILFQFGTGPVQGFAVTLSIGLLSNMFTAIFVSRFIFDFVLSGRQVEALSI
- the yajC gene encoding preprotein translocase subunit YajC; this translates as MLAVVPLQGSGAFLSNQILLMLVIFAVFYLIVIRPMRKKQQDTETMLSQLKNGDRVLTSGGIYGTVVGVSDDSVQLRVAEHVKIQVAKSAITQLVEESSKARLAAAAAKK
- the tgt gene encoding tRNA guanosine(34) transglycosylase Tgt; this encodes MVSFALTAGCGRARRGVLTTTHGPVDTPAFMPVATQGAVKALTQRQLEELDSQIILANTYHLMLRPGAERVAALGGLHDLISWRRPILTDSGGFQIASLAALRRVDDGGVTFRSHLDGSLHLLTPERAVDIQEKLGSDIAMVLDECIVYPADTTSAREACRRTLEWARRSKQAHRRGDQALFGIVQGGVYEDLRREHARALVDLDFPGYGIGGLAVGEPIALTLAMTEAVAEELPGDKPRYLMGAGTPLDILESVERGVDLFDCVLPTRNARNGTLFVSTGKIAIKNARYSDDPAPLDPRCLCYTCRNFSRAYLRHLFLAREMSSATLNTIHNLHFYFALLRRIRSAIEEGTFSTLLDEERSRVADGSA
- a CDS encoding HAD family hydrolase, which produces MHYRLVAIDLDGTLLDSAKRIPADNLSAIEEISGAGIAVAVVSGRRFSSLRRLLAPLQPAYVVANSGAIVREGLEGAILRRRMLPRAAACEILRFAREFPMEPVVHDGPNGEGHIILRSSARDLPSLKRYLGERQPNAQWVDDFRLLRDPVQIGFTDGVDSIRAFEKALRHALAPRGLGFATARTEYADEDFALLDVLSEEATKAVALEFLASHLGITLEETIAIGDNWNDVEMLERAGLGIVMGNASSALRAHGLATTSTNDDAGVAEAIRRYVLS
- a CDS encoding HEAT repeat domain-containing protein, giving the protein MTRFSGPLAAAILAVVCVDCASTPAPTIEPPFEIKYARLVKLEDERSLGGGEIEARLTDPDARLRARAALALGRIGIGQTASRLVPLLSDPSAYVRTTAAFALGLYETELPPSARDELLETLSDESASVRGRAAETLARKVGEEAAEPIADAIASDLPRGQEPYGWTASMTSSEMRFPHFAERLSLFALSKLESVRWAWGLLATEGGTPRLAWWPAAWAASNLPGEQLSSIFLFYAGSPDPVLRLYGARGLGGTVPEQSRDQLRVLLFDPNEKVRIEAIRASARLGLEELVPDLITHLTEDTRYVQVEVLKALSVLRHPEAVDPLIDLLGSEIAWVRGLALSALAHQDEESFFLLLSGVGVDPDWGTRVAVVETLGKMGSKLARTRLRDSLDDPDARVRGAVLRNLAHQDDEDPTGLFIERLRAEDPFERVAAANRLAHLRNEAALGPLEQAFHAETDERAKVAMLSAIDWLDGERGSELARAAEDDSSYLLRRRSAAILGSDVRALPSRYGLEHYQAFIEAPYTPQAFIRTGRGTIELELFIADAPLTVKNFIELARKGFYDGLTFHEVVPNGFIRTGDPRADGNGGPGYSIRSEINERPFLRGTVALWEEEKDWGGSQFFITHLPEPGFDGRFTVFGQVTTGMDVVDRIERGDSVLDVTIWDGITSPYRGE
- the menC gene encoding o-succinylbenzoate synthase, whose product is MRIESITIHEVKLDLKHFFETSFSRVTYQRFLLLEVVVDGVTGVSECIADEAPSYSYETVKTSLHAIEDFIAPVVLKSEYQHPDELLPSLRHIRGHNMAKAAVEMGFWEAYARMRGEPLGIVLGGERTEIASGVSIGIQDSVGKLLEKIATEIGDGYRRIKIKPGWDVAVVRQVRERFPDTPLMVDANSAYTLDDLPLFQELDAFDLMMVEQPLHYEDMWNHATLQKKIRTPVCLDESIHSLGDARSAIEMGACRIINIKAGRVGGLSASRDIQRLAGERGIPVWCGGMLESGIGRAHNVHLSTLANFTLPGDVADSKRYFVEELIEPRVEVRPDGTIEVPRGPGIGYQVLWDKVEKHRVSRRILNR